Proteins found in one Homalodisca vitripennis isolate AUS2020 chromosome 4, UT_GWSS_2.1, whole genome shotgun sequence genomic segment:
- the LOC124360357 gene encoding adenosine 3'-phospho 5'-phosphosulfate transporter 1 isoform X1 — translation MSVIKKDKISFRRSKITLFHARSSCLVVLLSVAIIYAITQLLHWLVGDDEPVPESFKASWLFSLSLNILGYATILLPGVIIYKYVKASKYLDRAVPGCFPIVVRSCFAGTDKDVLLGTDVPSTPSSSAVRTLKQDALLLIICFVGLQGSYLTWGLLQEKVMTQEYINSAGQSGHFKDSQFLVFVNRILAFALAGVYITVTRQPRHTMPLYKYIYCSFSNIMSSWCQYEALKFVSFPTQVLSKASKIIPVMIMGKIVSREKYEYYEYVTAGFISLGMAFFLFGSSDNQRETVTTFSGMILLGAYIVFDSFTSNWQSALFKQYSMSSVQMMCGVNLFSCVFTATSLAQQSGFIHSLQFMSKFPMFTVDCILLSISSAAGQLFIFYTIATFGPVVFVIIMTIRQGFAILLSCIIYQHSISFMGVLGVLVVFAAVFLRIYCNQRIKAHKRRLQSSAGSKI, via the exons atgAGTGTTATAAAGAAAGACAAAATATCTTTTAGGAGgtcaaaaataacattgtttcatGCACGATCTTCATG CCTGGTGGTGCTGTTGTCAGTGGCTATCATCTATGCCATCACCCAACTGCTCCACTGGCTCGTCGGAGACGATGAGCCAGTACCTGAAAGCTTCAAAGCCAGTTGGCTCTTCTCCCTGTCACTCAACATTCTTGGTTATGCCACCATCCTGCTACCTGGTGTCATCATTTACAAATATGTCAAAGCCAGTAAATACTTGGATCGAGCAG TTCCAGGATGTTTCCCAATTGTGGTGAGGTCATGTTTCGCTGGGACTGACAAAGACGTACTGCTGGGCACTGATGTCCCTTCCACTCCCTCCTCTAGTGCCGTCCGAACTCTCAAGCAAGATGCGTTATTACTTATAATTTGCTTTGTCGGTCTTCAAGGTTCCTATTTAACTTGGGGCTTGCTACAAGAAAAAGTCATGACTCAG GAGTACATAAACTCAGCAGGCCAGAGTGGACACTTCAAGGACTCACAGTTTCTGGTGTTCGTGAATCGTATCCTGGCATTCGCCCTGGCAGGTGTGTACATCACTGTGACTCGACAGCCTCGTCACACCATGCCGCTCTACAAGTACATCTACTGCTCCTTTTCCAACATCATGAGTTCCTGGTGCCAATATGAAGCCCTCAAGTTTGTCAGTTTTCCTACACAG GTGCTATCCAAAGCCTCAAAGATCATTCCTGTTATGATAATGGGGAAAATAGTTTCCAGAGAGAAATATGAATACTATGAGTACGTCACTGCTGGATTTATTTCTTTGGGAATGGCATTCTTTCTTTTTGGGAGTTCTGACAATCAGAGAG AAACAGTGACAACTTTCTCGGGAATGATTCTGCTGGGAGCGTACATAGTGTTTGACAGCTTCACATCAAATTGGCAGAGTGCGCTGTTCAAACAGTATTCCATGAGCTCAGTCCAGATGATGTGTGGTGTGAACCTCTTCTCTTGCGTCTTCACCGCTACTTCGCTTGCACAACAGAGTGGCTTCATTCACTCCTTGCAGTTCATGTCTAAG TTCCCCATGTTCACTGTGGATTGTATACTGCTGTCCATTAGTTCTGCAGCTGGCCAgctgtttatattttacactattgCTACTTTTGGACCTGTGGTGTTTGTTATCATCATGACTATTCGTCAG GGATTTGCAATTTTGCTGTCATGCATCATATATCAACACTCCATCAGCTTCATGGGTGTGTTGGGCGTGTTGGTGGTGTTCGCTGCAGTCTTCCTTAGGATCTATTGTAATCAAAGAATAAAAGCGCACAAAAGACGACTGCAGTCTTCTGCTGGGTCAAAAATTTag
- the LOC124360357 gene encoding adenosine 3'-phospho 5'-phosphosulfate transporter 1 isoform X2, whose product MRNRAPEIVICLVVLLSVAIIYAITQLLHWLVGDDEPVPESFKASWLFSLSLNILGYATILLPGVIIYKYVKASKYLDRAVPGCFPIVVRSCFAGTDKDVLLGTDVPSTPSSSAVRTLKQDALLLIICFVGLQGSYLTWGLLQEKVMTQEYINSAGQSGHFKDSQFLVFVNRILAFALAGVYITVTRQPRHTMPLYKYIYCSFSNIMSSWCQYEALKFVSFPTQVLSKASKIIPVMIMGKIVSREKYEYYEYVTAGFISLGMAFFLFGSSDNQRETVTTFSGMILLGAYIVFDSFTSNWQSALFKQYSMSSVQMMCGVNLFSCVFTATSLAQQSGFIHSLQFMSKFPMFTVDCILLSISSAAGQLFIFYTIATFGPVVFVIIMTIRQGFAILLSCIIYQHSISFMGVLGVLVVFAAVFLRIYCNQRIKAHKRRLQSSAGSKI is encoded by the exons CCTGGTGGTGCTGTTGTCAGTGGCTATCATCTATGCCATCACCCAACTGCTCCACTGGCTCGTCGGAGACGATGAGCCAGTACCTGAAAGCTTCAAAGCCAGTTGGCTCTTCTCCCTGTCACTCAACATTCTTGGTTATGCCACCATCCTGCTACCTGGTGTCATCATTTACAAATATGTCAAAGCCAGTAAATACTTGGATCGAGCAG TTCCAGGATGTTTCCCAATTGTGGTGAGGTCATGTTTCGCTGGGACTGACAAAGACGTACTGCTGGGCACTGATGTCCCTTCCACTCCCTCCTCTAGTGCCGTCCGAACTCTCAAGCAAGATGCGTTATTACTTATAATTTGCTTTGTCGGTCTTCAAGGTTCCTATTTAACTTGGGGCTTGCTACAAGAAAAAGTCATGACTCAG GAGTACATAAACTCAGCAGGCCAGAGTGGACACTTCAAGGACTCACAGTTTCTGGTGTTCGTGAATCGTATCCTGGCATTCGCCCTGGCAGGTGTGTACATCACTGTGACTCGACAGCCTCGTCACACCATGCCGCTCTACAAGTACATCTACTGCTCCTTTTCCAACATCATGAGTTCCTGGTGCCAATATGAAGCCCTCAAGTTTGTCAGTTTTCCTACACAG GTGCTATCCAAAGCCTCAAAGATCATTCCTGTTATGATAATGGGGAAAATAGTTTCCAGAGAGAAATATGAATACTATGAGTACGTCACTGCTGGATTTATTTCTTTGGGAATGGCATTCTTTCTTTTTGGGAGTTCTGACAATCAGAGAG AAACAGTGACAACTTTCTCGGGAATGATTCTGCTGGGAGCGTACATAGTGTTTGACAGCTTCACATCAAATTGGCAGAGTGCGCTGTTCAAACAGTATTCCATGAGCTCAGTCCAGATGATGTGTGGTGTGAACCTCTTCTCTTGCGTCTTCACCGCTACTTCGCTTGCACAACAGAGTGGCTTCATTCACTCCTTGCAGTTCATGTCTAAG TTCCCCATGTTCACTGTGGATTGTATACTGCTGTCCATTAGTTCTGCAGCTGGCCAgctgtttatattttacactattgCTACTTTTGGACCTGTGGTGTTTGTTATCATCATGACTATTCGTCAG GGATTTGCAATTTTGCTGTCATGCATCATATATCAACACTCCATCAGCTTCATGGGTGTGTTGGGCGTGTTGGTGGTGTTCGCTGCAGTCTTCCTTAGGATCTATTGTAATCAAAGAATAAAAGCGCACAAAAGACGACTGCAGTCTTCTGCTGGGTCAAAAATTTag